Proteins from one Bifidobacterium sp. ESL0732 genomic window:
- a CDS encoding DEAD/DEAH box helicase produces MSHSHHYRHKKHSELDNVDFNPSVDQDSAGEHPLSPSQRYTAFKKHSTYERSEAARFARTLPFELDPFQVEANEALEADKNVLVAAPTGAGKTIVADFAMHLAQEKNVKAFYTTPIKALSNQKYHDLVEIYGADNVGLLTGDTSINSEANIVVMTTEVLRNMLYENSETLRALRYVILDEVHYLADKFRGPVWEEVIVHLPKSVKIIGLSATVSNVEDFCAWIESVRGATKLVVSEKRPVPLEQHVMVQSDDQHEPELIDLYRHNKNGVQTDKLNEKLVDRIDQLDRKAASRAHEEWRGGRNRRHRGVEKRRRPGQVRRYIPRRWAVVDELNFMGLLPGIYFIFSRNGCDEAVEQCLRAGLELTTKDEVMRIRAIVDEMVEGELDHADLKALGFARFRYALEEGFAPHHAGMVALFRQIVERLFEEGLVKMVFATETLALGINMPARCVVIEKLEKFNGVDHVTLTPGEYTQLTGRAGRRGIDTIGHAVIVDHQGFVPATAASLSSKRVYPLHSSFKPTFNMAVNLLNSSSYETARDTLDHSFAQWEANESAEDLVSRIQMLEKAVEGYEKAFTCSHGDFKEFMTIRQKLSYLQKEERRHLKRRSFTSDKARSEAFRNLDKRIAELKTEESEHPCKSCPDFQNHLKWGHRWLRESRELQRARSRYESRTGVVARQFDQICNVLSSLGYLKETEENTGKNSVQADRRDSFSTDMTDGSNLQDSNHVTVSSSTTESQPVQDARDYHLTMRGQLLRHLYSEYDLVLSEAIADGFLDELEPEELAATLSSLVYQARRGGDNEPRRYPGGPGGPVASSCRQLRDVFSDVEMMREDADLDELEPLDFGLVDVMYDWARGEDLAQILHGTELTGGDFVRNAKRLSDVLQQISTADAYYEADDPHLAENARKANKLVNRGIVAYSGVD; encoded by the coding sequence ATGAGTCATTCACATCATTACCGTCATAAAAAGCATTCCGAACTGGACAACGTGGATTTCAACCCATCAGTTGACCAGGATTCTGCCGGAGAACACCCGTTGTCACCTTCCCAACGTTATACGGCATTCAAAAAACACAGTACTTACGAACGGTCCGAAGCCGCACGATTTGCGAGAACACTGCCTTTCGAACTCGATCCGTTCCAAGTCGAAGCAAACGAGGCCCTCGAGGCAGACAAGAACGTTTTGGTCGCAGCTCCTACGGGTGCCGGGAAAACCATCGTGGCTGATTTCGCCATGCATCTGGCCCAGGAAAAGAACGTGAAGGCGTTCTACACCACACCAATCAAAGCCCTGAGCAATCAGAAATACCATGATTTGGTCGAGATATACGGCGCCGACAACGTCGGGCTCCTGACCGGTGACACGTCTATCAATTCCGAAGCCAACATCGTGGTGATGACCACCGAAGTGCTGCGCAACATGCTCTACGAAAATTCGGAGACGTTACGGGCATTGCGTTACGTGATTCTCGATGAGGTCCATTATCTAGCCGACAAATTCCGTGGACCGGTGTGGGAAGAAGTCATCGTCCATTTGCCCAAGTCTGTCAAAATCATCGGTCTTTCGGCCACAGTTTCCAACGTGGAGGATTTCTGCGCCTGGATCGAGTCGGTGCGTGGTGCCACGAAGCTCGTCGTTTCCGAGAAACGCCCCGTGCCGCTTGAACAGCACGTCATGGTGCAATCAGACGACCAGCACGAACCCGAACTCATCGACCTGTATCGTCATAATAAAAACGGTGTCCAGACCGACAAGCTCAATGAAAAACTCGTCGACCGCATCGACCAGCTCGATAGGAAAGCGGCGTCGCGAGCCCATGAGGAATGGAGAGGCGGCAGAAACAGGCGTCATAGGGGAGTCGAGAAGCGGCGCAGGCCTGGGCAAGTACGTCGCTATATACCACGCAGATGGGCTGTGGTCGATGAGCTCAACTTTATGGGGCTCCTGCCCGGAATCTATTTCATTTTCTCACGCAACGGCTGTGACGAGGCCGTTGAGCAATGTCTTCGCGCCGGTCTTGAACTGACCACCAAAGACGAGGTGATGCGCATCCGTGCCATCGTTGACGAGATGGTGGAAGGCGAACTTGATCATGCCGATCTCAAAGCCCTCGGTTTTGCACGGTTCCGCTACGCCTTGGAAGAAGGCTTTGCGCCTCACCACGCCGGCATGGTGGCACTGTTCCGCCAAATCGTTGAACGGCTTTTCGAAGAGGGTCTGGTCAAGATGGTCTTCGCCACCGAAACTTTGGCTTTGGGCATTAACATGCCGGCCCGTTGCGTGGTCATCGAAAAGCTTGAGAAATTCAACGGCGTCGACCATGTGACACTTACGCCTGGCGAATACACACAGCTCACCGGTCGAGCCGGCAGGCGCGGTATCGACACTATTGGCCATGCTGTCATCGTTGATCATCAGGGCTTCGTGCCGGCCACCGCCGCGTCTCTTTCGAGCAAGCGCGTCTATCCGCTGCATTCCAGCTTCAAACCGACCTTCAACATGGCCGTTAACTTGCTCAATTCCAGCAGCTACGAGACTGCACGCGATACGCTCGACCATTCGTTCGCGCAATGGGAAGCCAATGAGTCAGCCGAAGATCTTGTTTCTCGTATACAGATGCTTGAAAAGGCAGTCGAAGGGTACGAGAAAGCCTTCACCTGTTCGCACGGTGATTTCAAGGAATTCATGACCATTCGTCAGAAACTTTCATATCTGCAGAAAGAGGAACGCAGGCATCTCAAACGGAGAAGCTTTACGAGCGATAAGGCACGTAGCGAAGCTTTCCGGAATCTCGACAAACGCATCGCGGAGCTGAAAACAGAAGAAAGCGAGCACCCTTGCAAGTCTTGCCCGGACTTCCAGAACCACCTGAAATGGGGACATCGCTGGCTACGTGAGTCAAGAGAATTGCAGCGTGCACGAAGCCGCTACGAATCACGTACAGGTGTGGTAGCGCGTCAGTTCGACCAGATCTGCAACGTGCTTTCTTCGCTCGGATATTTGAAAGAAACTGAAGAGAATACCGGTAAGAATTCCGTGCAGGCAGACCGTCGTGATTCCTTCTCGACGGATATGACTGACGGGTCGAATTTGCAAGATTCGAACCATGTGACAGTTTCATCATCAACGACTGAATCGCAGCCAGTGCAAGATGCTCGCGATTACCATCTCACCATGCGCGGGCAGTTGCTTCGCCATCTGTACAGCGAATACGATCTGGTGCTGTCCGAGGCCATCGCCGACGGTTTCCTTGATGAACTTGAGCCCGAAGAGCTGGCAGCGACGTTGTCTTCATTGGTCTATCAGGCTCGCAGGGGAGGAGACAATGAACCACGTCGCTACCCCGGCGGTCCAGGCGGTCCTGTGGCGTCGAGTTGCCGACAGCTGCGGGACGTTTTCTCGGATGTCGAGATGATGCGCGAGGACGCGGATCTGGACGAATTGGAACCGCTTGATTTCGGACTAGTTGACGTCATGTATGACTGGGCCAGGGGAGAGGACCTCGCTCAGATTCTGCACGGCACCGAGCTCACCGGCGGCGATTTCGTACGTAACGCCAAGCGTCTTTCCGACGTGCTCCAGCAAATTTCAACCGCTGATGCCTACTATGAGGCCGATGATCCGCATCTTGCCGAGAACGCAAGAAAGGCCAACAAACTGGTCAACCGTGGTATCGTTGCATATTCAGGAGTTGACTGA
- a CDS encoding CDP-alcohol phosphatidyltransferase family protein, with translation MKLPINSNNRYSPDARDIYITVPNLISLLRIISIPFISWLTAQHKMVAALVVLAVSAASDGLDGIIARKWNQVSKIGQILDPVADRLLIFCSILALGLAGIIPWWMLFIVGLRDLILLVLIFVLAQHDYGPLPVHFVGKAGTALLMISIAALIFADLWNNTFTQILHLAALAAGIWGIILYWLAGYIYIRQGVTLLRRDSSKSNNK, from the coding sequence ATGAAACTTCCAATCAATTCCAACAACCGTTACAGTCCGGACGCGCGTGATATCTACATCACCGTGCCGAACCTCATCAGTCTTCTGCGTATCATATCGATACCTTTTATTTCGTGGTTGACTGCGCAGCACAAGATGGTTGCCGCACTTGTTGTGCTTGCGGTTTCCGCCGCAAGCGACGGTTTGGATGGAATTATCGCCCGTAAATGGAATCAGGTCAGCAAAATAGGTCAGATTCTCGACCCGGTGGCCGACAGACTGCTGATATTTTGCAGTATTCTTGCACTTGGTTTGGCGGGAATCATTCCGTGGTGGATGCTCTTCATAGTAGGTCTGCGTGACCTTATCCTGTTGGTGCTGATTTTCGTTCTGGCCCAGCACGATTACGGGCCTTTGCCCGTGCATTTCGTCGGAAAAGCCGGAACTGCGTTGTTGATGATTTCAATAGCCGCACTGATTTTCGCAGATTTGTGGAATAACACATTCACGCAAATTCTTCATCTCGCTGCTTTGGCGGCAGGGATCTGGGGCATCATCCTTTATTGGTTGGCGGGATATATCTACATTCGCCAAGGTGTTACCTTGCTTCGTCGTGACTCGAGCAAATCGAACAATAAATGA
- a CDS encoding WYL domain-containing protein, which produces MAEGSNGRRRFSDKWGKHELDVLAVLSSAFPQWLTSRQIAQRVKAYADSYGELADQAAKAAFAKQFQRDRAKLAAMGIAIESRQPEYSSKSEGQDFASYRLQLGDEPRVRLRFKQEDLPVLAAANYLARSMSISSSSAKHEEQQHTSRTAPRVPQTPTPGLGLDSIAPGLGTQPIPDNLMKVVDQRRFAATIDVDGGHMNVAYTDSDDLAMFMLEHPGSSVVSPQEAVDAWNRRLNAATQFTLADESQGEIGETIVTPSINKTTVNGEADRENSKSHSKRSSSFQTGSEVDRRLRLMLFLSAHLGEEYSLEELAERFIGEPKTEDEKKKGVAVIRKDINTLTTVSDDGEMAGSQFFDIDWSLLDADGIVSATNSLGLERLAGISQQYLSMLTASVSYLAHSSLLPMEQREQAESLYVRLRQHVKPGETPWLSLTGYEVEPRSFSVVKRAISTDSLLDMEYTDGTGRTRRKLVAPSKIFVDEGVYYVAVWTDVAKAAPKDKKKFVSKDTTINKATGEPRIWQVLRLSRIEKAELVEPTTQIDIPDVPVAELRKWSFDNGTPTVFITDKPDLPFIKTLPGATVERCGDGEKVHLTVSSDSWFVAFAIAHARHITAVAPEPLLTMIVARAHRELSLENNSNQQDK; this is translated from the coding sequence ATGGCAGAAGGAAGCAACGGAAGGCGACGTTTTTCCGACAAGTGGGGCAAGCACGAATTGGATGTGCTCGCTGTCCTATCATCTGCGTTCCCACAATGGTTGACTTCACGGCAGATAGCACAGCGCGTCAAAGCATATGCAGATTCGTACGGAGAACTTGCCGATCAGGCGGCAAAGGCAGCATTCGCCAAACAATTCCAGCGTGATCGTGCCAAGCTCGCTGCGATGGGCATTGCCATAGAATCCCGTCAACCGGAATATTCTTCGAAGTCTGAGGGACAGGATTTCGCATCCTATCGTCTGCAACTGGGGGATGAGCCGAGGGTACGTCTGCGCTTCAAGCAGGAAGACCTACCCGTGCTCGCCGCAGCGAACTATCTGGCACGTTCGATGTCGATTTCTTCATCGTCGGCGAAACACGAGGAACAACAGCACACTTCACGCACCGCACCGCGTGTGCCGCAGACTCCGACTCCGGGACTCGGGCTTGACTCGATTGCCCCAGGACTTGGCACCCAGCCGATTCCTGACAATCTGATGAAGGTGGTCGATCAACGACGTTTCGCCGCGACCATCGATGTGGACGGCGGACATATGAACGTCGCCTACACGGATTCTGATGACCTGGCCATGTTCATGCTTGAACATCCGGGTTCCTCGGTGGTTTCGCCCCAGGAGGCTGTGGATGCTTGGAACCGCAGACTCAATGCCGCGACTCAGTTCACTCTGGCCGATGAAAGCCAAGGTGAAATAGGGGAGACCATTGTCACCCCGTCCATCAACAAGACGACGGTGAATGGCGAAGCCGATCGGGAAAACAGCAAATCCCATTCCAAGCGCAGTTCTTCGTTCCAAACCGGTAGCGAAGTTGATCGCCGCCTTCGTCTGATGCTGTTTCTTTCCGCACATCTTGGAGAGGAATATTCTTTGGAAGAGCTTGCGGAACGTTTCATCGGCGAGCCCAAGACCGAAGACGAAAAGAAAAAAGGCGTTGCTGTCATCCGCAAGGACATCAACACGCTGACCACAGTTTCGGACGATGGCGAGATGGCCGGCAGCCAGTTCTTCGACATCGATTGGTCGCTTTTGGACGCGGACGGCATCGTTTCGGCCACCAATTCCTTGGGTCTTGAGCGTCTGGCTGGTATCTCGCAGCAATATCTGAGCATGCTGACGGCTTCCGTGAGCTATCTGGCACATTCTTCTCTGCTTCCCATGGAGCAACGCGAGCAGGCCGAATCGTTGTATGTCCGTCTGCGTCAGCATGTCAAGCCGGGGGAGACCCCATGGCTTTCGCTGACTGGTTATGAGGTCGAGCCGCGCAGTTTCAGCGTGGTGAAGCGCGCCATTTCCACGGATTCGCTTCTGGATATGGAATACACCGACGGCACCGGCCGCACCCGGCGCAAACTCGTCGCCCCGTCCAAGATATTCGTGGATGAGGGTGTGTATTACGTAGCTGTCTGGACTGATGTGGCCAAGGCCGCTCCGAAAGACAAGAAGAAATTCGTCTCCAAAGATACGACCATCAACAAGGCCACCGGTGAACCACGCATCTGGCAGGTGTTGCGTCTTTCCCGCATCGAGAAGGCAGAACTTGTTGAGCCCACGACGCAGATCGATATTCCGGACGTTCCTGTGGCCGAGCTCCGCAAGTGGAGTTTCGACAACGGCACTCCTACGGTGTTCATCACAGACAAGCCTGATCTGCCGTTCATCAAGACGCTTCCAGGAGCGACGGTCGAGCGTTGTGGCGACGGAGAAAAAGTACATCTGACAGTTTCTTCGGATTCGTGGTTTGTCGCGTTTGCCATCGCGCATGCCCGCCACATCACGGCGGTCGCACCGGAACCGCTTCTTACGATGATTGTGGCTCGTGCCCATCGTGAACTCAGCCTTGAGAACAATAGCAACCAGCAGGATAAATAG
- a CDS encoding small basic family protein — MAAVLGLIIGVIIGIFVKPDIPIVLQPYLPIMVVAALDALLGAARAYFERSFSDKVFVISFISNVLTATLLVLLGNQLGVGSQLQTAVIVVLGIRIFSNVSAIRRFIFKG, encoded by the coding sequence ATGGCAGCAGTGCTCGGTCTGATCATCGGGGTCATCATCGGCATCTTCGTGAAGCCGGATATCCCCATAGTATTGCAGCCATACCTGCCCATTATGGTGGTGGCGGCTCTCGATGCCTTGCTCGGCGCTGCAAGGGCTTACTTCGAACGTTCCTTCTCCGACAAGGTGTTCGTCATATCCTTCATCTCCAACGTCCTGACCGCCACACTGCTCGTACTGCTAGGCAACCAGCTTGGCGTCGGATCCCAGCTGCAAACCGCCGTCATCGTTGTGCTCGGCATACGAATCTTCTCCAACGTCTCCGCCATCCGCAGGTTCATCTTCAAAGGCTGA
- a CDS encoding UTP--glucose-1-phosphate uridylyltransferase, whose translation MREAHMSDVAIAQFKRLYEEWQHNDASSWIREDAVEPLQNVPSFHDVYKTIDHDQAVHAFAKTAFLKLNGGLGTSMGLDKAKSLLPVRRHKARPMRFIDIIMGQVTTARQRLNVPLPLTMMNSFRTSKDTIEALTESKTFHQKDVPLEIVQHQEPKIDIETGKPAEFPENPGLEWCPPGHGDLFSTIWESGLLDILESKGFEYLFISNSDNLGARPSRTLAQYFENTGAPFMVEVANRTYADRKGGHFVRDKESGRLILREMTQVNPDDKEAAEDIERHPYFNTNSIWVRIDALKTKLKQYDGVLPLPIIRNYKTVDPTNPDTAKVVQLETAMGAAIGLFDGAICVQVDRMRFLPVKTTDDLFIMRSDRFHLTDSYEMEDGNYLFPDVTLDPKYYRNIEGFNDRFPYAIPSLAAANSVTIHGDWTFGHDVVFYGDAVLKDQGKPSYVPNGEFVGPQGIEPDEWLW comes from the coding sequence ATGCGTGAAGCGCATATGAGCGATGTGGCCATTGCACAATTCAAAAGACTCTACGAGGAATGGCAACACAACGATGCCAGCAGCTGGATTCGTGAGGATGCGGTTGAGCCGCTGCAGAATGTTCCGAGTTTCCATGACGTGTACAAGACCATCGACCACGATCAGGCTGTCCATGCCTTTGCAAAAACCGCTTTCCTCAAGTTGAACGGCGGGCTTGGCACCTCGATGGGACTTGACAAGGCGAAGTCTCTCCTTCCGGTCCGCCGGCACAAGGCTCGGCCCATGCGTTTCATCGATATCATCATGGGCCAGGTGACCACCGCTCGGCAGCGTCTCAACGTGCCGCTTCCTCTGACGATGATGAACTCGTTCCGCACTTCAAAAGACACAATCGAAGCTCTCACGGAAAGTAAGACTTTCCATCAGAAAGACGTTCCACTCGAGATCGTGCAGCATCAGGAACCCAAAATCGACATTGAAACGGGCAAGCCAGCCGAATTTCCAGAAAATCCAGGATTGGAATGGTGCCCACCGGGGCACGGCGACCTGTTCTCCACCATCTGGGAATCTGGTCTGCTGGACATTTTGGAGAGCAAAGGCTTCGAATATCTTTTCATATCCAATTCCGATAACCTTGGGGCCCGTCCCTCGCGTACCCTGGCACAGTATTTCGAAAATACGGGCGCTCCGTTCATGGTGGAGGTCGCCAACCGCACCTACGCCGACCGCAAGGGCGGCCATTTCGTGCGAGACAAGGAGTCCGGCCGTCTGATTCTGCGCGAAATGACACAGGTCAATCCAGATGACAAGGAAGCGGCGGAAGATATCGAACGTCATCCGTACTTCAATACCAACAGCATTTGGGTGCGTATCGACGCGTTGAAGACGAAGCTGAAGCAGTATGACGGGGTTTTGCCGCTGCCAATCATCCGCAATTACAAGACGGTCGACCCTACGAATCCTGACACCGCGAAAGTGGTGCAACTGGAAACCGCGATGGGTGCCGCGATTGGTCTTTTTGACGGTGCCATCTGCGTGCAGGTAGATCGCATGCGTTTCCTGCCGGTTAAGACCACCGACGACCTCTTCATTATGCGTTCCGACCGCTTCCATTTGACCGATTCCTATGAGATGGAAGACGGCAATTACCTTTTCCCGGACGTGACGCTGGACCCGAAATATTACCGCAATATCGAGGGCTTCAACGACCGTTTCCCGTATGCTATACCCTCATTGGCCGCTGCCAATTCGGTGACTATCCATGGAGACTGGACTTTTGGACACGATGTCGTCTTCTACGGCGATGCGGTTTTGAAGGATCAGGGCAAGCCGAGCTATGTGCCGAATGGGGAATTCGTCGGGCCACAGGGAATCGAACCTGACGAATGGCTTTGGTGA
- a CDS encoding RNA polymerase-binding protein RbpA encodes MAERSLRGMSIGAKSLESDENVDFAARTDVVYVCPKGHRTILPFAEGAEVPAEWECRCGEVAKREDADPDEVDEIKKPTRTHWDMLMERRTEDELKELLDKRLKMHREGWFPDYE; translated from the coding sequence ATGGCGGAACGCAGCCTGCGCGGTATGAGTATCGGAGCCAAGTCTCTCGAATCCGATGAAAATGTTGATTTTGCAGCAAGAACTGATGTGGTGTACGTATGCCCGAAAGGCCATCGTACGATCCTTCCGTTTGCCGAAGGCGCCGAAGTTCCCGCCGAATGGGAATGCCGTTGCGGTGAGGTCGCCAAGCGCGAAGACGCCGATCCTGACGAAGTCGACGAAATCAAGAAGCCGACTCGTACTCATTGGGACATGCTCATGGAACGTCGTACCGAAGACGAGCTTAAGGAACTGCTTGACAAGCGTTTGAAGATGCATCGTGAAGGTTGGTTCCCGGATTACGAGTAA
- a CDS encoding FHA domain-containing protein: MTNPIPSAGETTIIGLPAVNIPATSAGDRPLTQDDLDTITKLSPGSALLISTRGAVSGSRYLLDEDEVSVGRDPHADILLDDSTVSRAHAVFRRKGNSFEVADAGSLNGTYVNRQRVDRATLHNGDEIMIGKFRLVFFSPSAVVAR; encoded by the coding sequence ATGACTAATCCGATTCCAAGTGCAGGTGAAACGACCATCATCGGTCTGCCTGCTGTCAATATCCCTGCCACCTCTGCAGGTGACCGTCCGTTGACCCAAGACGATCTGGACACGATTACCAAATTGTCGCCGGGTTCGGCATTGCTGATTTCGACCAGGGGAGCGGTGTCCGGTTCACGCTATCTTCTCGACGAGGACGAAGTGAGTGTCGGACGCGACCCTCATGCCGACATCCTCTTGGACGATTCCACAGTTTCCCGTGCACATGCGGTCTTCCGTCGTAAAGGCAACAGCTTCGAAGTTGCCGACGCGGGAAGTCTGAACGGGACATATGTCAATCGTCAGCGCGTCGACCGCGCAACATTGCATAACGGAGACGAAATCATGATCGGAAAGTTCCGTCTGGTGTTCTTCTCGCCCTCCGCTGTGGTTGCCAGGTAA
- a CDS encoding MerR family transcriptional regulator has protein sequence MDVANKVTTIARASSRSSSLGKNSKTQRASSADLVQGELFSESTDEAATRGYRGTVASKVAGITYRQLDYWARKQIVVPSITPSHGSGSRRLYSFKDVLILAVSKKLLDTGVNLQNVTAAIGFLSRHQTAQLEHMTIICDGQDVKECENGDEVLKLIDQGTAVFAVSVGKLWHQVETQLEQEKHVDITSADSSVSTLPTLPIDDIAAERMRQKLKNQRLERAAEH, from the coding sequence ATGGATGTCGCAAACAAAGTGACAACGATAGCTAGGGCTTCATCTCGTTCTTCCTCTCTTGGCAAAAACTCCAAAACTCAACGAGCAAGTTCCGCCGACTTGGTGCAGGGGGAGCTGTTCTCCGAATCAACTGATGAGGCAGCCACCCGAGGTTATCGCGGAACCGTTGCTTCCAAGGTCGCCGGCATCACCTACCGTCAGCTTGATTATTGGGCCCGCAAACAGATTGTGGTTCCCTCGATTACGCCTTCCCACGGCTCAGGTTCAAGAAGGCTGTATTCGTTCAAGGATGTCCTGATTCTGGCAGTATCAAAGAAACTGCTGGATACCGGCGTCAACCTGCAGAACGTCACTGCCGCCATCGGTTTCCTTTCGCGTCACCAAACGGCGCAATTGGAGCACATGACCATCATCTGTGATGGCCAGGATGTCAAGGAATGCGAGAATGGCGACGAAGTGCTCAAGCTGATTGATCAGGGAACGGCCGTTTTCGCGGTTTCGGTGGGGAAGTTGTGGCATCAGGTCGAAACACAGCTTGAGCAGGAGAAACACGTCGACATCACGTCTGCCGATTCATCCGTTTCAACGTTGCCGACATTGCCTATCGATGACATTGCAGCTGAACGAATGCGCCAAAAATTGAAAAACCAACGTCTTGAACGGGCTGCGGAACATTGA
- a CDS encoding DUF881 domain-containing protein — protein MADKKTHNILNRMHVQHAQDRENDRTDTGSFPLVRKKPRKIGGGIATRLMTSLLIVLLCALLGFGYAIQLNNKTSSYETMSEEELTRLISETSTQVQNLQQRKTELTGQLNSLKAAANKQQEAQRIAEENEDTSGILSGRLPAEGKGVIITITQGSKERIDAATMFQLLEELRNAGVEVMALDNVRVVTSTYISDTKKGLECDGQMLKTPYKVKAIGDPQNLANAVNIAGGVGSRFKVKFGADVTVTSSESVDISETRDVGPYQYAKTVE, from the coding sequence ATGGCAGACAAAAAAACTCATAACATTCTCAACCGCATGCACGTCCAGCATGCCCAGGATCGGGAAAATGACCGTACCGATACCGGCTCCTTCCCCTTGGTTCGTAAAAAGCCGAGAAAAATTGGGGGCGGCATCGCCACCCGGCTTATGACCAGCTTGCTGATCGTCCTGTTATGCGCTCTCCTCGGTTTCGGCTACGCCATCCAGCTCAACAACAAAACGTCCAGCTACGAGACGATGAGCGAAGAGGAGCTTACCAGACTCATCAGCGAGACCAGCACCCAGGTTCAGAACCTGCAACAGCGCAAAACCGAGCTGACCGGCCAGCTCAACTCGTTGAAGGCCGCAGCCAACAAGCAGCAAGAGGCCCAGCGCATCGCCGAGGAGAATGAAGACACCAGCGGCATCCTTTCCGGCCGCCTGCCCGCCGAGGGCAAGGGTGTCATCATCACGATCACCCAAGGCAGCAAGGAACGCATCGACGCTGCCACCATGTTCCAGTTGCTCGAAGAGTTACGCAACGCAGGTGTCGAGGTCATGGCATTGGACAACGTGCGTGTGGTGACTTCGACCTATATCTCAGACACCAAAAAAGGTCTGGAATGCGATGGCCAAATGTTGAAGACACCATACAAGGTCAAGGCCATCGGTGATCCGCAGAACCTGGCGAACGCAGTCAACATTGCAGGGGGAGTCGGTTCCAGATTCAAGGTGAAATTCGGTGCTGACGTCACTGTAACATCCAGCGAAAGTGTAGATATCAGCGAGACACGCGATGTCGGGCCGTATCAGTACGCGAAAACGGTAGAATGA
- a CDS encoding DUF881 domain-containing protein: MMKPERTPASFSVEIDEQPSKRRAVFSKGVQNVGSWHVISEDDALALASRHRRKVDDDSLRLIDDLTNRPLDPLFSDARLTQQKPHSKFSIWFTRIIVFIICIAVGFVGSVFVRQLNTDPRKQVRASLISELEAQNASLKKVTTEVTDLHAKVVKQSDSMPNAGPDSTLTQDEMANGALPVKGPGIVFTLADPVASGATNGAAPRENSTSHIRVVTDADLQNIVNQLWKAGAEAIAINGYRIGVSTSVRTAGQTILIGVNQVTSPYKIEAIGNPKDLSQQMSSKSQPDLYRTLNAAGINPQISRTYSLKLAAAETTNVSEAKRSK; the protein is encoded by the coding sequence ATGATGAAACCGGAACGAACACCTGCGTCCTTTTCCGTTGAAATCGACGAACAACCGAGCAAACGACGCGCGGTGTTCTCCAAAGGCGTTCAAAATGTCGGGTCTTGGCATGTCATCAGCGAAGATGATGCCTTGGCTCTTGCTTCCCGTCATCGCCGCAAGGTCGATGACGATAGTCTTCGGCTTATCGATGATCTGACCAATCGCCCGCTGGATCCTCTGTTTTCCGATGCCAGACTTACCCAGCAGAAACCACATTCGAAATTCTCCATTTGGTTCACCCGTATCATTGTCTTCATCATCTGCATTGCTGTGGGTTTTGTTGGCAGTGTTTTCGTCCGTCAGCTCAATACAGACCCGCGCAAACAGGTACGAGCAAGCCTCATCTCAGAGTTGGAAGCGCAGAACGCCAGTCTCAAGAAAGTCACCACCGAAGTGACCGACTTGCATGCCAAAGTCGTGAAACAATCCGATTCCATGCCGAATGCAGGCCCGGATTCAACACTGACTCAGGACGAAATGGCGAACGGCGCACTGCCGGTCAAAGGGCCTGGAATCGTCTTTACTTTGGCGGATCCGGTGGCATCCGGTGCCACGAACGGAGCTGCTCCTCGGGAAAACAGCACGAGTCATATTCGTGTAGTCACCGATGCGGATCTCCAAAACATCGTCAACCAACTTTGGAAGGCCGGTGCCGAGGCAATTGCCATCAACGGGTACCGTATCGGAGTTTCAACTTCGGTACGTACCGCAGGACAAACAATTCTCATAGGGGTGAATCAGGTGACAAGTCCTTATAAGATAGAAGCGATTGGGAATCCGAAAGACCTGTCGCAGCAAATGAGCAGCAAATCGCAACCGGACCTGTACCGTACGCTGAACGCGGCCGGCATCAATCCGCAGATATCGCGAACCTATTCATTAAAGCTTGCGGCGGCGGAAACCACCAATGTAAGTGAAGCAAAAAGGAGCAAATGA